From Nitrobacter sp. NHB1, a single genomic window includes:
- a CDS encoding nitric oxide reductase activation protein NorD: MAIHLDEFQELLDELPGGAQELLRASWNEAARALSSRGLDNYLKGAVALHQLGRGEELVVSFIQSMPEVGRAIGEDVLPDLVNFLLGMASKTSGQVLALIAGTAPLVAHRVGDADLFRRYLKVLEIVAAQVPRGLRPMLENLDRLLNQLTLGGLRRWVQWGAQAYRTDFEGQAAYFGLQSADAQAVLQQERKGTLFVDIQRRLNIYMRAIWGRDFFLRPTAGDYESRDGLRPYIEHYVIHIADAYDDYKPRGDATAPEQVVSALEIYRAAANHCAAHLVFTQTPLSMQQLLPVQMAVIELFEDARVEELAIRSFPGMRQAWLALHPVFDYSAQPQTVGELLDRLARALLDLDSTDPHPFVRQGVAAFRAQSDLDSNQVSWNLGVDLSHRLFELDLPTYHKLTDALSAIYRDDNRAVWHLEEYDEAQVLAATWETRQQVRRKVNVMEMVNEVDSEFAGDDAQEVWELPTEFYLDQEDVTINSLEGRPPVSEPFHYPEWDYQIQLERPNWVTLLEYHPLMGELEVIEGIILEHKPVISRLKFLIESMVPQGMQRIRHMEDGDEIDINAAVRAMIDIRIGQQHDPRIMIRYKRALRDLAVLVLLDTSESSNDKVRGHDYTVMDLTRAATVLLAGALDRIGDPFAIHGFCSDGRHDVHYQRFKDFDQPYDDSVKARLAGMKGRLSTRMGAALRHGAHYLAQQPKSKRVVFVVTDGEPADNDVTDPQYLRHDAKAAVEELGRQGITVYALSLDPHADQYVSRIFGMKNFTVIDQVERLPEKLPMLYMSLTR; encoded by the coding sequence ATGGCCATCCACCTCGACGAATTCCAGGAACTCCTCGACGAACTGCCCGGCGGTGCGCAGGAGCTGCTGCGCGCGTCATGGAACGAGGCGGCGCGAGCCCTTAGCTCGCGCGGGCTGGACAACTATCTCAAGGGTGCGGTGGCGCTGCACCAGCTCGGTCGCGGCGAGGAGCTGGTGGTCAGTTTCATCCAGTCCATGCCGGAGGTGGGACGCGCGATCGGTGAGGACGTGCTGCCCGATCTGGTCAACTTCCTGCTGGGCATGGCGTCCAAAACCTCGGGGCAGGTTCTGGCGCTGATCGCCGGCACCGCGCCGCTGGTGGCGCACCGCGTGGGCGATGCTGATCTGTTTCGCCGCTATCTGAAGGTGCTGGAGATCGTGGCGGCGCAGGTTCCGCGCGGCCTGCGGCCGATGCTGGAAAACCTCGACCGTCTGCTCAATCAGCTTACGCTGGGCGGGCTGCGCCGCTGGGTGCAATGGGGTGCGCAGGCGTACAGGACCGATTTCGAAGGGCAGGCGGCCTATTTCGGGCTGCAGAGCGCCGATGCGCAGGCCGTGCTGCAGCAGGAGCGCAAGGGCACATTGTTCGTCGACATCCAGCGGCGGCTCAACATCTACATGCGCGCGATCTGGGGCCGCGATTTTTTTCTGCGCCCCACCGCCGGCGATTACGAGAGCCGCGACGGGCTCAGGCCGTACATCGAGCATTATGTCATCCACATCGCAGACGCCTATGACGACTACAAACCCCGGGGCGATGCGACCGCGCCCGAGCAGGTCGTCAGCGCGCTTGAGATCTACCGCGCCGCCGCCAACCACTGCGCCGCGCATCTGGTTTTCACCCAGACGCCGCTGTCGATGCAGCAGCTGCTGCCGGTGCAGATGGCGGTGATCGAGCTTTTCGAGGATGCGCGGGTGGAGGAGCTGGCGATCCGCAGCTTCCCCGGGATGCGCCAAGCCTGGCTGGCGCTGCATCCGGTGTTCGACTATTCGGCCCAGCCGCAGACCGTCGGCGAGTTGCTTGACCGCCTTGCCCGCGCCCTGCTCGACCTCGACTCGACCGACCCGCACCCGTTTGTGCGGCAGGGCGTGGCCGCGTTTCGTGCCCAGTCCGATCTGGACAGCAATCAGGTGAGCTGGAATCTGGGCGTGGATTTATCGCATCGCCTGTTCGAACTCGACCTGCCGACCTACCACAAGCTCACCGATGCGCTCAGCGCCATCTATCGCGACGACAACCGTGCCGTCTGGCATCTGGAGGAATACGACGAGGCGCAGGTGCTGGCCGCCACCTGGGAGACCCGCCAGCAGGTGCGCAGAAAAGTCAACGTGATGGAGATGGTCAACGAGGTGGACAGCGAGTTCGCCGGCGACGATGCGCAGGAGGTGTGGGAGCTCCCCACCGAGTTCTATCTCGACCAGGAAGACGTGACCATCAACTCGCTCGAAGGCCGCCCGCCGGTCTCCGAGCCCTTCCACTATCCCGAGTGGGACTATCAGATCCAACTGGAGCGGCCCAATTGGGTGACGTTGCTTGAGTACCACCCGCTGATGGGCGAGCTGGAGGTGATCGAGGGCATCATCCTCGAGCACAAGCCGGTGATCTCGCGGCTCAAGTTCCTGATCGAGTCGATGGTGCCGCAGGGCATGCAGCGCATCCGCCACATGGAGGACGGTGACGAGATCGACATCAACGCCGCGGTGCGCGCGATGATCGACATCCGCATCGGCCAGCAGCACGATCCGCGCATCATGATACGCTACAAGCGTGCGCTGCGCGATCTGGCGGTATTGGTTCTGCTGGACACGTCCGAGTCGTCCAACGACAAGGTGCGCGGCCACGACTACACGGTGATGGACCTCACCCGCGCCGCCACGGTGTTGCTGGCCGGTGCGCTCGACCGCATCGGCGACCCGTTTGCCATTCATGGCTTTTGTTCTGACGGCCGGCACGATGTGCACTATCAACGCTTCAAGGACTTCGATCAGCCGTATGACGATTCGGTCAAGGCGCGGCTGGCGGGGATGAAAGGGCGGCTCTCCACCCGCATGGGTGCAGCGCTGCGCCACGGCGCCCATTACCTGGCGCAGCAGCCCAAGAGCAAGCGCGTGGTGTTCGTCGTCACCGATGGCGAGCCGGCCGACAACGATGTGACCGATCCGCAATACCTGCGCCACGACGCCAAAGCCGCAGTGGAAGAACTCGGCCGCCAGGGCATCACGGTGTATGCACTGTCGCTCGACCCGCATGCCGACCAATATGTGTCGCGCATCTTCGGCATGAAGAACTTCACCGTCATCGACCAGGTCGAGCGCCTGCCGGAAAAACTGCCCATGCTCTACATGAGCCTGACGCGGTGA